Proteins encoded in a region of the Acidimicrobiia bacterium genome:
- a CDS encoding NAD-dependent dehydratase, producing the protein MIVQGKVLVTGATGFIGSHLTEELLREGTEVRAFAHYNSQGYAGSLEELESSLTDGLEVYFGDITDYDSVHKAMAGCEYVFHLAALVAIPYSYAHPRAFFETNVTGTLNVAQASLENGCTRMIHTSTSEVYGTAQFTPITEDHPIKCQSPYAASKAAADRVVESFHLSFGLPAVTIRPFNTYGPRQSPRAIVPTIIDQLLEGDAVRLGNLDPQRDLTYVKDTVAGFLAAAKSEGVVGETINLGTGRAVSVGELASVLIEKVRPGARVVEDPVRKRPSRSEVGVLIASFEKARSLLGWEPKTSLSEGLEAVIEYLKTAPRRGSRRTPFSYAI; encoded by the coding sequence ATGATCGTGCAGGGCAAGGTACTGGTTACTGGAGCTACGGGATTCATCGGAAGCCATCTCACAGAGGAACTGCTTCGAGAGGGCACGGAGGTCCGCGCGTTCGCACACTACAATTCCCAGGGCTATGCAGGCAGCCTCGAAGAGCTCGAGTCCTCCCTTACCGACGGCCTCGAGGTGTACTTTGGCGACATCACTGACTACGACAGCGTTCATAAGGCGATGGCGGGGTGCGAGTACGTCTTCCATCTGGCAGCCCTCGTTGCCATTCCCTACTCGTATGCGCACCCGAGAGCATTTTTCGAGACAAACGTTACCGGTACTCTAAACGTCGCTCAGGCGTCTCTAGAGAACGGATGCACAAGGATGATCCACACCTCAACGAGCGAGGTGTACGGAACGGCACAGTTCACTCCAATAACAGAAGACCATCCCATAAAATGTCAGTCTCCATATGCTGCGTCCAAGGCCGCAGCGGACCGGGTCGTCGAGTCTTTCCACTTATCGTTTGGTCTGCCGGCCGTGACCATAAGACCCTTCAACACCTACGGTCCGCGACAGTCTCCCAGAGCTATAGTCCCCACCATAATTGACCAGCTTCTAGAAGGTGATGCCGTGCGCCTCGGCAACCTTGATCCCCAACGGGATCTCACCTACGTGAAGGACACAGTGGCGGGTTTTTTGGCAGCTGCCAAAAGCGAAGGTGTAGTAGGCGAGACCATCAATCTAGGAACAGGACGTGCGGTTTCAGTCGGTGAGCTCGCATCGGTACTGATTGAAAAGGTCAGACCCGGAGCACGTGTCGTAGAAGACCCCGTACGCAAACGCCCCTCCCGTAGTGAAGTCGGGGTACTCATAGCCTCTTTCGAGAAGGCCCGGTCGTTGCTTGGATGGGAACCCAAGACTTCTTTGAGCGAAGGGCTGGAAGCAGTTATCGAATACCTGAAGACGGCTCCTCGCCGCGGGTCTCGGAGGACACCTTTTTCTTATGCCATCTGA